In a single window of the Pontibacter russatus genome:
- a CDS encoding glycosyltransferase family 2 protein, whose translation MNVTCLIPFYNERERIAPVLHVITKIKNIRQVLCVDDGSTDGTAAYIKKNWPRVQVVQLPYNQGKTAAIAHALPYVKNEVILMMDADLQGLRKDEIGAAIEAFAAQPAIDMIILRRINSPWFVRWYRSDILLSGERLIRKSDLEQVMKQRVKRYQLEVGINRYMLRHKKVVRWMPWSAMNTYKVDKLGVLDGSKREFRMYVEIVSFVGFSHMMLQLASFTKRLKHKQPSTTPEHMAYRKEMLEDMSLL comes from the coding sequence ATGAATGTAACATGTTTGATTCCTTTTTACAACGAAAGGGAGCGCATTGCGCCTGTGCTGCATGTCATCACCAAAATTAAAAACATCAGGCAGGTGCTTTGCGTGGACGACGGTTCTACAGACGGCACCGCAGCCTATATAAAAAAGAACTGGCCACGGGTGCAGGTGGTGCAACTACCGTATAACCAGGGCAAGACAGCGGCGATAGCCCATGCGTTGCCATATGTAAAAAACGAGGTGATCCTGATGATGGACGCCGACCTGCAGGGACTCCGTAAAGACGAGATTGGGGCTGCCATAGAGGCCTTTGCCGCACAACCGGCAATAGACATGATCATTCTGCGGCGCATCAACTCACCCTGGTTTGTGCGCTGGTACCGCAGCGATATCCTGCTGTCCGGGGAGCGGCTTATCCGGAAATCTGACTTAGAGCAGGTGATGAAACAGCGGGTAAAGCGATACCAGTTAGAGGTGGGGATTAACCGCTATATGCTGCGCCACAAAAAGGTGGTGCGCTGGATGCCCTGGTCTGCCATGAACACCTACAAAGTGGATAAGCTGGGCGTCTTGGACGGCTCCAAAAGGGAATTCAGAATGTACGTTGAAATTGTTTCGTTTGTCGGCTTCTCCCATATGATGCTCCAACTCGCATCGTTCACCAAAAGGCTCAAGCACAAGCAGCCCAGCACCACCCCAGAGCATATGGCGTACCGCAAGGAAATGCTGGAGGATATGTCCCTACTTTAG
- a CDS encoding acyl-CoA dehydrogenase family protein → MENATKTAAIKGGEFLIRETNPQDIFIPAEFNEEQQMMAQTCQAFVQDEVMPLLDRLDNHEEGLMENLMKKAGGLGLFAVSIPEEYGGLNMDFNTSLLVTESVGGGHSFPVAFAAHTGIGILPILYFGNEAQKQKYLPNLVSGEWISSYCLTEPGSGSDALAAKTKAVLNEAGTHYILNGQKMWITNAGFADVFIVFAQVDGDKFTGFIVEKGYAGLSLGNEEHKMGIKGSSTRQVFFSDCQVPKENVLGEIGKGHLIAFNILNIGRIKLGAATLGAAKHVADLSVKYANERVQFKLPISKFGAIRHKLAEQAIRIYGVESALYRAGMDINRMEKALLAAGKGETEALLGAAREFAVECAILKVEGSEALDYVVDEGVQIYGGYGFSADYPMDRAYRDSRINRIFEGTNEINRMLIVEMVLKKGMSGELELMGPAQAVQQELMAIPDFGEEEEGLFAVENKTIRNLKKAILLVAGTAVQKYMNSLAKEQEVLMNIADMAIKTYMAESTLLRVEKLVGMRGEEAVANEIDIARVAVNDAVDTAYISGKEAIASMAEGDEQRLLFMGLKRFTKKGLFNTKEARRRIAARLIEANAYAY, encoded by the coding sequence ATGGAAAACGCTACTAAAACAGCTGCCATCAAAGGCGGCGAGTTCCTGATAAGGGAGACCAACCCGCAGGACATATTTATACCTGCCGAATTTAACGAGGAGCAGCAGATGATGGCCCAGACCTGCCAGGCTTTTGTGCAGGACGAGGTGATGCCCCTGCTCGACCGCCTCGACAACCACGAAGAGGGCCTGATGGAAAACCTGATGAAGAAAGCGGGCGGCCTGGGCCTTTTTGCCGTGTCGATACCAGAAGAGTACGGTGGCCTGAACATGGATTTCAATACCTCCCTGTTGGTCACAGAGTCGGTGGGCGGGGGGCATTCGTTTCCGGTGGCTTTCGCGGCGCACACGGGTATCGGCATTTTGCCCATCTTATACTTCGGCAACGAGGCCCAGAAGCAGAAATACCTCCCCAACCTAGTGAGCGGCGAGTGGATTTCGTCTTACTGCCTCACCGAGCCGGGCTCCGGCTCGGATGCGCTGGCGGCGAAAACCAAGGCGGTGCTGAACGAGGCGGGAACGCATTATATCCTGAACGGCCAGAAGATGTGGATCACGAACGCAGGCTTTGCCGATGTGTTCATCGTGTTTGCACAGGTGGATGGCGACAAGTTCACAGGCTTTATCGTGGAGAAAGGCTACGCGGGCCTGAGCCTCGGCAACGAAGAGCATAAAATGGGCATCAAGGGCTCGTCTACCCGGCAGGTTTTCTTCTCCGACTGCCAGGTGCCGAAGGAAAACGTGCTGGGGGAAATCGGCAAGGGCCATTTAATCGCTTTCAACATCCTGAACATCGGGCGCATCAAACTGGGGGCCGCCACGCTGGGCGCTGCCAAGCATGTGGCCGACCTGTCAGTAAAATATGCCAATGAGCGTGTCCAGTTCAAGCTGCCCATCTCCAAGTTTGGGGCTATCCGGCACAAACTGGCCGAGCAGGCCATCCGCATTTACGGGGTTGAGTCGGCGCTGTACCGTGCCGGAATGGATATAAACCGCATGGAGAAAGCCTTGCTGGCCGCCGGTAAAGGAGAGACCGAGGCGCTGCTGGGCGCTGCCCGTGAGTTTGCCGTAGAGTGCGCCATCCTGAAAGTAGAAGGCTCTGAAGCGCTGGATTACGTGGTAGACGAAGGTGTGCAGATATATGGCGGTTACGGCTTCTCTGCCGATTACCCGATGGACCGCGCCTACCGCGACTCCCGCATCAACCGCATCTTTGAGGGCACCAACGAAATCAACCGCATGCTGATTGTGGAAATGGTGCTGAAAAAAGGCATGAGCGGTGAGTTGGAGTTGATGGGGCCGGCCCAGGCGGTGCAGCAGGAACTGATGGCGATTCCGGATTTCGGTGAGGAGGAAGAGGGGCTGTTTGCCGTAGAAAATAAAACCATCCGAAACCTGAAAAAGGCCATTCTGCTGGTAGCGGGCACGGCGGTGCAGAAATATATGAACTCACTGGCCAAAGAGCAGGAGGTTCTGATGAACATTGCCGACATGGCCATCAAAACTTACATGGCAGAATCGACGCTGCTGCGCGTGGAAAAGTTGGTAGGTATGAGGGGAGAGGAGGCCGTAGCCAACGAGATAGACATTGCACGCGTAGCGGTAAACGATGCCGTAGACACCGCTTATATATCCGGCAAAGAGGCCATTGCCTCCATGGCGGAGGGCGATGAGCAGCGCCTGCTGTTCATGGGCCTGAAACGCTTCACCAAAAAAGGTCTGTTTAATACAAAAGAAGCCCGCCGCCGCATTGCCGCCCGGCTCATAGAGGCAAACGCATACGCCTATTAA
- a CDS encoding four helix bundle protein has product MKHNFRELKVWQEAIALAKEVYLVSAHFPVSEKFGLISQVNRAAVSIPSNIAEGSGRGTNKDFSNFLSIALGSAYELETQLVLAKEFGYISEANLGFLVEKLTSIEKKISNLQNRLRES; this is encoded by the coding sequence ATGAAGCATAATTTCAGAGAGTTGAAAGTATGGCAGGAAGCAATAGCTCTCGCTAAAGAGGTATATCTCGTTTCTGCTCATTTTCCAGTTTCTGAAAAATTTGGACTCATTTCACAAGTTAATCGCGCTGCTGTCTCTATTCCTTCTAACATAGCAGAGGGCTCTGGAAGAGGCACAAACAAAGACTTTAGTAATTTCTTGAGTATTGCTTTAGGTTCCGCTTATGAACTTGAAACCCAACTTGTTTTAGCTAAAGAATTTGGTTATATATCAGAAGCAAACCTTGGATTTTTAGTAGAGAAATTGACGAGCATAGAAAAGAAGATTAGCAACCTGCAGAATAGGCTAAGGGAATCATAA
- a CDS encoding acetyl-CoA C-acyltransferase produces MNNTYIVAGFRSAVGKAGRGGFRFTRPDDLAADVIKHLVAAVPALDPERIDDLIVGNAVPEAEQGLQIGRMISLLALPMSVSGMTVNRYCGSGLETIAIAANRISAGMADCIVAGGTESMSLVPTAGWKTVPNYTIAKNNPDWYLSMGLTAEAVAADYNVSREDQDAFAFNSHQKAINAIRNGYFKEQIVPITVEETYLDENGKRKTRTYKVDTDEGPRADTSMEALARLKPVFAAGGTVTAGNSSQTSDGAAFVLVMSERLVKELNLEPIARLVSYGTGGVDPRIMGMGPIAAVPKALKMAGLTLNDIDLIEMNEAFAAQSIAVMRHLDFDPDKLNISGGAIALGHPLGCSGAKLSIQQFHDLRRTGGRYGLVTACVGGGQGVAGVYELLK; encoded by the coding sequence ATGAACAATACATATATCGTTGCCGGATTTCGTAGCGCGGTGGGCAAGGCAGGCCGTGGCGGGTTCCGGTTTACCCGGCCGGATGACCTGGCTGCGGATGTTATCAAGCACCTGGTGGCAGCCGTGCCCGCCCTGGACCCGGAGCGCATCGACGACCTGATTGTCGGGAATGCGGTGCCTGAGGCGGAGCAGGGTCTGCAGATTGGCCGCATGATTTCCTTGCTCGCGCTGCCGATGTCGGTGAGCGGCATGACCGTGAACCGCTACTGCGGCTCCGGCCTCGAGACAATCGCCATCGCCGCCAACCGCATCTCGGCCGGTATGGCCGACTGCATCGTGGCGGGAGGCACCGAGTCGATGTCGCTGGTGCCGACGGCCGGCTGGAAAACAGTGCCAAACTATACCATCGCCAAAAACAACCCGGACTGGTACCTGAGCATGGGGCTGACGGCCGAGGCGGTGGCCGCAGATTATAATGTTTCACGTGAAGACCAGGATGCGTTTGCTTTCAACTCGCATCAAAAAGCCATCAATGCCATCCGGAACGGGTACTTCAAAGAGCAGATTGTGCCGATCACGGTGGAGGAAACCTACCTGGATGAGAACGGTAAAAGGAAAACCAGAACCTATAAAGTAGACACCGATGAAGGCCCGCGTGCCGATACGTCAATGGAGGCGCTGGCCAGGCTGAAGCCGGTTTTCGCGGCAGGCGGAACGGTCACGGCCGGCAACTCCTCCCAGACCTCAGACGGTGCCGCTTTTGTGCTGGTGATGAGTGAGCGCCTGGTAAAGGAACTGAACCTGGAGCCGATTGCGCGCCTGGTCAGCTACGGAACCGGTGGCGTGGACCCGCGCATTATGGGCATGGGGCCCATTGCCGCTGTGCCGAAAGCACTGAAGATGGCTGGCCTGACATTGAACGACATCGACCTGATTGAGATGAACGAGGCTTTTGCCGCCCAGTCCATCGCCGTGATGCGCCACCTCGATTTTGACCCGGACAAACTCAACATCAGCGGCGGGGCCATTGCGCTCGGCCATCCGCTGGGCTGCTCGGGCGCCAAGCTTAGCATCCAGCAGTTCCACGACCTGCGCCGCACCGGTGGCAGGTATGGCCTGGTAACCGCCTGCGTTGGCGGCGGGCAGGGTGTGGCAGGGGTATATGAATTGTTGAAGTGA
- a CDS encoding 3-hydroxyacyl-CoA dehydrogenase/enoyl-CoA hydratase family protein: MKRIIKKVAVLGSGVMGSRIACHFANIGVQVLLLDIVPKELTPEEEKKGLTLENKAVRNRLVNGHLQAAIAANPSPLYRKSDARLIQTGNFDDNMKDIATADWTIEVVVENLKIKKLVYDQVEQFRRPGTLISSNTSGIPIHLMLDGRSDDFKKHFCGTHFFNPPRYLKLLEIIPTPETDPEVVDFLLHYGDLYLGKTTVLAKDTPAFIANRVGIYGIMQTLAAMDKTGLTIDEVDRITGPMVGRPKSATFRTLDVVGLDTTVNVANGLYQAGGQDESRDMYKIPGYVQKMVENKWLGDKTGQGFYKKTKDDKGKTDILTLDLNTMQYGPKQKVKFQSLEALKPIDDLRKRIKAFSQQTDKAAQFFNETLFGLFQYVSNRIPEISDELYRIDDALRAGFGWELGPFEYWDAIGAREGVQRMLENGYKPAAWVEEMLNSGKEAFYIVENGSRRYYDIQTKEYKAIPGAENFILLDNLRSSKTVWKNSGVSLVDLGDGILNIEFHTKMNTMGGDVAVGLNKGIELAEKDFRGVVIGNDAANFSAGANLALVYMYALEQEYDEINFMIKQFQDTMMRMHYSAIPVVGAPHGLALGGGCEINLHCDHVQAAAETYMGLVEFGVGLIPAGGGTKEMTLRASESYEEGDIEYNTLKNVYLNIGMAKVSTSAKEARDLGYLRKSDGITINSNRLLADAKAQAILLAEEGYTKPVPKTNIKVQGRGALGMFLTGANAMYTGRYISEHDKKISHKLAWVMCGGDLSSPAEVSEQYLLDLEREAFLSLTGERKTLERIQSILTTGKPLRN; the protein is encoded by the coding sequence ATGAAAAGAATCATAAAAAAGGTAGCGGTGCTGGGCTCCGGCGTGATGGGCTCCCGGATTGCCTGCCACTTCGCCAACATCGGCGTGCAGGTGCTGCTGCTCGACATCGTGCCGAAAGAACTGACGCCCGAGGAAGAGAAAAAAGGCCTGACGCTGGAAAACAAAGCCGTGCGCAACCGCCTCGTGAACGGGCACCTGCAGGCCGCTATTGCCGCCAACCCTTCGCCGCTCTACCGCAAGTCCGACGCGCGCCTCATCCAGACGGGCAACTTCGACGATAACATGAAGGATATCGCCACCGCCGACTGGACGATAGAAGTGGTGGTGGAGAACTTGAAGATAAAGAAGCTGGTGTACGACCAGGTGGAGCAGTTCCGCAGGCCGGGCACGCTCATATCTTCCAACACCTCCGGCATCCCGATTCACCTGATGCTGGATGGCCGCTCCGACGACTTTAAAAAGCACTTCTGCGGCACGCACTTCTTCAACCCGCCGCGCTACCTGAAACTACTGGAAATTATTCCGACACCCGAAACGGACCCGGAAGTAGTGGATTTCCTGTTGCATTACGGCGATTTGTACCTGGGCAAAACCACCGTGCTGGCCAAAGACACCCCGGCTTTTATCGCCAACCGCGTGGGTATATATGGCATCATGCAGACGCTGGCCGCCATGGATAAAACCGGCCTGACGATAGATGAGGTTGACCGTATTACAGGCCCGATGGTGGGCCGCCCCAAGTCCGCCACGTTCCGCACGCTGGATGTGGTGGGGCTGGACACCACCGTGAACGTGGCCAACGGGCTGTACCAGGCAGGCGGGCAGGACGAGTCGCGGGATATGTATAAAATTCCCGGATATGTGCAGAAGATGGTGGAGAACAAGTGGCTGGGCGACAAGACCGGCCAGGGCTTCTACAAGAAAACCAAAGACGACAAAGGCAAAACCGACATCCTGACGCTCGACCTGAACACGATGCAGTACGGGCCGAAGCAGAAAGTGAAGTTCCAGAGCCTGGAAGCGCTGAAACCCATCGACGACCTGCGGAAGCGCATCAAGGCGTTCTCGCAGCAAACCGATAAAGCCGCCCAATTCTTCAATGAGACGCTGTTTGGCCTGTTCCAGTACGTGAGCAACCGCATCCCCGAAATCTCCGACGAGCTATATAGGATAGACGATGCCCTGCGCGCCGGTTTCGGCTGGGAACTGGGGCCGTTTGAATATTGGGACGCCATCGGCGCCCGCGAAGGCGTGCAGCGCATGCTGGAAAACGGGTACAAACCAGCAGCCTGGGTAGAGGAGATGCTCAACAGCGGCAAAGAGGCCTTTTATATAGTGGAGAATGGCAGCCGCCGGTATTACGACATCCAGACTAAAGAGTACAAAGCCATACCGGGTGCAGAAAACTTCATTTTACTCGATAACCTGCGCAGCAGCAAAACGGTGTGGAAAAACAGCGGCGTGAGTTTGGTTGACCTGGGCGACGGCATCCTGAACATTGAGTTTCATACCAAGATGAACACGATGGGCGGCGACGTGGCTGTTGGCCTGAACAAAGGGATTGAACTGGCAGAGAAAGATTTTAGGGGCGTGGTGATAGGCAACGATGCCGCAAACTTCTCGGCGGGGGCCAACCTGGCGCTGGTGTATATGTATGCGCTGGAGCAGGAGTATGACGAGATAAACTTCATGATTAAGCAGTTCCAGGACACAATGATGCGCATGCACTACTCCGCTATTCCGGTCGTGGGTGCGCCGCATGGCCTGGCGCTGGGTGGCGGCTGTGAAATAAACCTGCATTGCGACCATGTGCAGGCTGCGGCTGAGACCTATATGGGTTTGGTGGAGTTCGGCGTGGGCCTGATTCCGGCTGGCGGAGGCACTAAAGAGATGACGCTCCGTGCCTCCGAAAGCTACGAGGAGGGAGACATTGAGTACAACACGCTTAAAAATGTGTACCTCAACATCGGGATGGCCAAAGTGTCCACCTCGGCCAAAGAAGCACGGGACCTGGGCTACCTTCGCAAAAGCGACGGCATCACCATCAACAGCAACCGCCTGCTTGCTGATGCCAAGGCGCAGGCCATCCTGCTGGCAGAAGAAGGCTATACTAAGCCGGTGCCGAAGACCAACATCAAAGTGCAGGGAAGAGGCGCGCTGGGCATGTTCCTGACAGGCGCCAACGCCATGTACACGGGCCGCTATATATCGGAGCACGACAAAAAAATTTCGCACAAGCTGGCCTGGGTCATGTGCGGCGGTGATTTATCGTCACCTGCCGAAGTAAGCGAGCAGTATTTGCTGGACCTGGAGCGGGAAGCGTTTCTGTCGCTGACAGGCGAGCGCAAGACGCTGGAGCGCATCCAAAGCATCCTGACTACTGGCAAGCCGCTTCGGAATTAA
- a CDS encoding MarR family winged helix-turn-helix transcriptional regulator produces the protein MKPEETVDYNFKVCWHAISRMYNTEAAKAGITTSIGFVLLNINQETGTPATKIAPLLGLEARSLTRILKSMEEQELIYKVSDMSDKRLVRIFLTEKGLEKKEIARQTVKRFNYRVRDEIPQKELDVFFRVCGRIMGMIENKEIF, from the coding sequence ATGAAGCCGGAAGAAACAGTCGATTACAACTTTAAGGTGTGTTGGCATGCCATCTCGCGCATGTACAACACAGAGGCCGCCAAGGCCGGTATCACTACCTCCATCGGGTTCGTTTTGCTGAACATCAACCAGGAAACAGGCACCCCCGCCACCAAGATTGCGCCGCTGCTCGGCCTGGAGGCCCGCAGCCTCACCCGCATCCTCAAAAGCATGGAAGAGCAGGAGCTTATATATAAAGTGTCGGATATGAGCGACAAGCGCCTCGTGCGCATTTTCCTGACAGAGAAGGGCCTGGAGAAAAAGGAGATAGCGCGGCAAACGGTGAAACGCTTTAATTACAGGGTGCGCGATGAGATACCGCAGAAAGAGTTGGATGTGTTTTTCAGGGTGTGCGGCCGCATCATGGGCATGATTGAAAACAAGGAAATCTTTTAA
- a CDS encoding AMP-dependent synthetase/ligase codes for MNISRTFDLLPFQQQHFPKPDCLAGKIDGTWQKYSTQQVQDCANQVSLGLLKLGIGKGDKVAIVSFNRPEWVFVDFGIQQIGAISVPLYPTITEEDYRYILNDAEVKVIFVADAPLYNRVTAATIGMAGLQDIYTFDEVKGARNWKEVLELGQGGNVQQLEPLKAAVEPEDVLTIIYTSGTTGHPKGVMLTHHNLVSNVQGVLPIVPVDHTHRALSFLPLCHVFERMLLYMYFRIGVSIYYAESIEKVADNLKEVQPHIFTTVPRLLEKVYDKIVAKGMELTGVKRKLFFWALELGLKYDTQKDQGWWYNQQLALANKLIFSKWREALGGNIKVIVSGGAALQPRLARVFWSANIRVMEGYGLTETSPVIAVNRFEPENNMIGTVGLPIEGVEVRIAEEDSEILTRGPHIMKGYYKKPELTEEVIDKDGWFHTGDIGEMVQGRYLKITDRKKEMFKTSGGKYVAPQRIENKLKESVVIEQAMVVGSGQKYAAALIVPAFLGLQDWCQHKGIPYTTNEEMLAHPEVLDKYKREVEKTNEGLAQYESIKKFRLVPNMWTVESGELTPTLKVKRKVIMENHRALIESMF; via the coding sequence ATGAACATTAGCCGAACCTTCGATCTGCTGCCCTTCCAGCAGCAGCACTTTCCGAAACCCGACTGCCTGGCTGGTAAAATAGACGGCACCTGGCAAAAATACAGCACCCAGCAAGTGCAGGACTGTGCCAACCAGGTGAGCCTCGGCTTGTTGAAACTGGGGATAGGGAAAGGCGACAAAGTGGCCATCGTCTCCTTTAACCGCCCGGAGTGGGTGTTCGTCGACTTTGGTATACAGCAGATTGGCGCTATCAGCGTGCCGCTGTACCCTACCATCACGGAGGAGGATTACCGCTACATCCTGAACGACGCGGAGGTAAAGGTGATCTTCGTGGCGGACGCCCCGCTCTACAACAGAGTGACAGCGGCCACAATCGGAATGGCTGGCCTGCAGGATATATATACCTTTGATGAGGTGAAGGGCGCTCGCAACTGGAAAGAAGTGCTGGAACTGGGCCAGGGCGGGAATGTGCAGCAACTGGAGCCGCTGAAGGCAGCCGTGGAGCCAGAGGACGTGCTGACGATTATATATACCTCCGGCACCACCGGCCACCCCAAGGGTGTTATGCTGACGCACCACAACCTGGTGAGCAACGTGCAGGGCGTGCTGCCCATCGTGCCGGTAGACCACACGCACCGGGCGCTGAGCTTTTTGCCGCTCTGCCACGTGTTCGAGCGCATGCTGCTGTATATGTACTTCAGGATCGGCGTCTCTATTTACTATGCCGAGAGCATCGAGAAAGTGGCCGACAACCTGAAGGAGGTGCAGCCCCATATATTCACCACGGTGCCGCGCCTGCTCGAGAAGGTTTATGACAAGATTGTGGCCAAGGGCATGGAACTGACAGGCGTGAAGCGCAAGCTGTTCTTCTGGGCGCTGGAACTTGGATTGAAATACGACACGCAGAAAGACCAGGGCTGGTGGTATAACCAGCAACTGGCGCTGGCCAACAAGCTCATCTTCAGCAAGTGGCGCGAGGCGCTGGGAGGCAACATCAAAGTGATTGTCTCGGGCGGGGCCGCCCTGCAGCCGCGCCTGGCGCGGGTGTTCTGGTCTGCCAACATACGCGTGATGGAGGGCTACGGCCTGACGGAGACCTCCCCGGTGATTGCCGTGAACCGCTTTGAGCCGGAGAACAACATGATTGGAACGGTGGGCTTGCCCATCGAGGGCGTAGAGGTGAGGATAGCCGAAGAGGATAGCGAGATACTGACCCGCGGGCCGCACATCATGAAGGGCTACTACAAAAAACCGGAACTGACCGAGGAGGTGATCGACAAGGATGGCTGGTTCCACACCGGCGACATCGGGGAGATGGTGCAGGGCAGGTACCTTAAAATCACCGACCGCAAAAAGGAGATGTTCAAGACCTCGGGCGGCAAGTACGTCGCCCCGCAGCGCATCGAGAACAAGCTGAAGGAATCGGTGGTGATAGAGCAGGCCATGGTGGTGGGTTCGGGGCAGAAATACGCCGCGGCGCTCATTGTGCCAGCCTTCCTGGGCCTGCAGGACTGGTGCCAGCACAAAGGCATCCCCTATACCACCAACGAGGAAATGCTCGCCCACCCGGAAGTGCTGGACAAGTACAAGCGGGAGGTGGAGAAAACCAACGAGGGGCTGGCGCAGTACGAGAGCATCAAGAAGTTCAGGCTGGTGCCCAACATGTGGACCGTCGAAAGCGGTGAACTCACCCCAACCCTGAAGGTGAAGCGCAAGGTGATCATGGAGAACCACAGGGCGCTGATTGAAAGTATGTTCTGA
- a CDS encoding formimidoylglutamase, which translates to MNLSIFFEPLNEDVFAPLNKPRTLGFYTSRFVSKFPDWRSADIAILGVDEARGCQEDAPAPSAATSAARAVRQRLYGLTKGTGRCRLVDLGNLRPGITLEDTYLRLKEIVEVLLSHNTIPVIIGGSQDLEYGQYLGYEHLERAVNMVTIDSSVDMTEEAEAMPNRKQLRRILMHEPNYLFSLGQIGYQSYLVEPEVLATLEKLHFEAHRVGEVHQKVQEMEPVVRIADLLTFDISAIRHQDAPGYQPANPFGLTGEEACQLCWYAGLNDNLTSLGIYEYDPSLDNRDLTAMTVATMIWYFVEGFYHRKNERDFSSKQFTKYAVAFNSDPGRMVFYKSRNGEKWWLEVEPLSSDKASRIVPCSYEDYLQAIEGEVPNRWIMTQARIG; encoded by the coding sequence ATGAACCTGTCCATCTTTTTTGAGCCGCTGAACGAAGACGTTTTCGCCCCCCTGAACAAGCCGCGCACGCTGGGCTTTTACACCAGCCGCTTTGTGAGCAAGTTCCCGGACTGGCGCAGCGCCGATATCGCGATCCTTGGGGTGGACGAGGCCAGGGGCTGCCAGGAAGACGCCCCCGCACCCAGTGCCGCCACCTCGGCGGCGCGCGCCGTGCGCCAGCGCCTCTACGGCCTGACCAAGGGAACCGGCCGCTGCCGTCTGGTCGACCTGGGCAACCTGCGCCCCGGCATTACGCTGGAAGACACGTACCTGCGCCTGAAGGAGATTGTGGAGGTGCTGCTCTCGCACAACACCATCCCGGTCATCATCGGCGGCTCGCAGGACCTGGAGTATGGCCAGTACCTGGGTTACGAGCACCTGGAGCGCGCCGTGAACATGGTGACCATCGACAGCAGCGTGGACATGACGGAGGAGGCCGAGGCCATGCCGAACAGGAAGCAGCTGCGCCGGATTCTGATGCACGAGCCCAATTACCTGTTCAGCCTGGGGCAGATCGGTTACCAGTCGTACCTGGTGGAGCCGGAGGTGCTGGCGACACTGGAGAAGCTGCACTTCGAGGCTCACCGCGTGGGCGAGGTGCACCAGAAAGTGCAGGAGATGGAGCCGGTGGTGCGCATCGCCGACCTGCTCACGTTCGATATATCCGCCATCCGCCACCAGGACGCGCCCGGCTACCAGCCCGCCAACCCGTTCGGGCTGACGGGCGAGGAAGCCTGCCAGCTCTGCTGGTACGCCGGCCTCAACGATAACCTGACCTCCCTGGGTATATATGAGTATGACCCCAGCCTCGACAACCGCGACCTCACGGCCATGACCGTCGCCACCATGATCTGGTATTTTGTGGAGGGCTTCTACCACCGGAAAAATGAGCGGGACTTCAGCAGCAAACAGTTTACCAAATACGCCGTGGCCTTTAACAGCGACCCCGGACGGATGGTGTTTTACAAGAGCCGGAACGGCGAGAAGTGGTGGCTGGAGGTAGAGCCGCTCAGCAGCGACAAGGCCAGCCGCATCGTGCCCTGCAGCTACGAAGACTACCTGCAAGCCATCGAGGGCGAGGTGCCCAACCGCTGGATCATGACGCAGGCCAGGATTGGATGA
- a CDS encoding cytochrome b5 domain-containing protein, with product MALPEYTLQQLASRNGQDRDEIWVAYKGVIYDVRKSRLWRNGRHYEHWAGQDLTEELSDAPHTDHVFDKFEAVGIVKNSVYRMEGP from the coding sequence ATGGCCTTACCCGAGTACACCCTACAGCAGCTGGCTTCGCGCAACGGGCAGGACCGCGACGAGATATGGGTGGCATACAAAGGCGTGATATATGACGTCCGGAAGTCGAGGCTGTGGCGCAACGGCAGGCACTACGAGCACTGGGCCGGGCAGGACCTGACGGAGGAACTAAGCGACGCCCCGCACACCGATCACGTCTTCGACAAGTTTGAGGCCGTCGGCATTGTGAAAAATTCCGTTTACAGGATGGAGGGGCCCTAG